CGAAGTAGCGGCTGGCGAGGGTCAGGTCCACCGTGCTGACGGCGGGAACGTTCCAGTCCGGGGAGGCAATGGATTTGAAAACCCCGGCATGCAGTTCGTTGATCCGGCTGTTGGCCTCGTAAATGTCCTTGCTCATCTCCAGGTTGCGCGTCTCCAGCAGTTCGGTCAGCTGTTCGGAAATGCGGATGTCCAGCTGCGCCATCTCGCGGAAGGTCTGCACCATGTTGTCCGGCACCACGTTGGCCGGGTACCGCAGGCGCGCGAGCTGCGCTATGTGCCGGGCCAGGTCCCCCATGCGTTCCAGCGACGCGCTCATGCGCAGCGATCCGACGATCATGCGCAGGTCACTGGCCACCGGGCCCTGCAGGGCGAGAACATCGATGGCACGCTCATCCAGGTCATTCTGCAGGAAGTCGATCCGCGCGTCTGCAGCGATGACATCCTGCGCGAGTTCGATATCGGCGCCTTCAAAGGCGAGCGTGGCTTTGCGCATCGCCTCCGTTACCAGCTGGGATATCTGGGTCAGTTCTTCACCGATTTGATGAAGCTCGGCCTGGAAAACCTTGCGCACTGAAGGGTCCTCTCAAAAGCGGGTGGATCGTATGGGATCTGCGGAACGGGTGCGGCCCGGCGCTTCCTGCGCCTACGGCTGCTCCTGCAGGATGTCAGCCGCGGGTGAACCACACTGGCCCCTTAGATGAACGTTAGTTTAACGAATGGTCCAAAGCCACCGGCTTTCCTTCCCGGCCGCGGAGACCGGCCTAAGCTAAGAGAGTGAATCCTGTACTGCTGGCCTTGCTG
This genomic stretch from Arthrobacter sp. zg-Y1110 harbors:
- the phoU gene encoding phosphate signaling complex protein PhoU, encoding MRKVFQAELHQIGEELTQISQLVTEAMRKATLAFEGADIELAQDVIAADARIDFLQNDLDERAIDVLALQGPVASDLRMIVGSLRMSASLERMGDLARHIAQLARLRYPANVVPDNMVQTFREMAQLDIRISEQLTELLETRNLEMSKDIYEANSRINELHAGVFKSIASPDWNVPAVSTVDLTLASRYFERFADHGVSVTRKVNYLVTGEWHPLSESGV